One genomic window of Aricia agestis chromosome 7, ilAriAges1.1, whole genome shotgun sequence includes the following:
- the LOC121729115 gene encoding uncharacterized protein LOC121729115, with protein MSPNSWRRLAPLPVIVAGDFNAKSSAWGSPVTNLKGREVEEWAVAPGLSFINRGTVPTCVRQTGFSIVDLTFATPVIARRVEDWRVETEVETLSDHRYIRFEVSPASTSSSSSSSGGRSRFPRWAITKFELAEAAIVGGWNLPSFEGMGVDEIAGCLGNTLTNVCRAAMPRVWGRPPPQKAVYWWSTELTDLRAACNTARRAYVRSRRRRPQDVERDGRLYRVYQAKRQILRSAISRAKEGAWLELVEGLENDPWGRPYKRARDKLRAQSAPLTETLQPDLLRNIVRDLFPDPPADFVPPRMVRQTPGSMEEGAPPPVTDLEMKEVMLRLRSRRRV; from the exons ATGAGCCCAAACTCGTGGAG GCGACTTGCCCCTCTCCCCGTGATCGTGGCGGGAGACTTCAACGCCAAGTCCTCAGCGTGGGGGTCTCCGGTCACGAATCTAAAGGGAAGGGAGGTGGAAGAATGGGCGGTGGCGCCGGGACTATCCTTTATAAATAGAGGGACTGTCCCTACGTGCGTGCGGCAGACGGGATTTTCCATAGTGGACTTAACGTTTGCCACTCCTGTCATCGCACGCCGGGTGGAAGATTGGAGAGTAGAAACGGAGGTGGAGACGCTCTCGGACCATCGTTACATTAGGTTCGAGGTGTCTCCAGCCTCCACATCGAGTTCGTCGTCGTCGTCTGGGGGGCGTAGCAGGTTCCCACGTTGGGCGATTACCAAGTTCGAACTAGCGGAGGCGGCCATAGTCGGCGGCTGGAATCTGCCGTCTTTCGAGGGAATGGGGGTAGACGAAATTGCTGGTTGTCTCGGTAACACGCTTACGAATGTGTGTCGAGCGGCCATGCCTCGAGTTTGGGGTCGTCCTCCTCCTCAGAAGGCGGTGTACTGGTGGTCGACCGAATTGACCGACCTCCGTGCTGCCTGTAACACGGCGCGACGTGCTTATGTTCGCAGCAGGCGGCGGCGTCCCCAAGACGTTGAGCGGGATGGCCGACTCTACAGGGTCTACCAAGCTAAAAGGCAGATCCTGCGGTCGGCCATCAGTCGGGCCAAAGAGGGAGCATGGCTGGAGCTGGTTGAGGGGTTGGAAAATGACCCCTGGGGCCGACCATACAAAAGGGCGCGAGATAAACTTCGTGCACAGTCGGCCCCACTGACGGAGACGCTTCAACCAGACCTGCTGAGGAACATCGTCCGGGACTTATTCCCTGACCCCCCGGCGGATTTCGTTCCGCCGCGGATGGTCCGACAGACGCCGGGCTCGATGGAGGAGGGTGCTCCGCCACCCGTCACTGACCTGGAAATGAAGGAAGTTATGCTCCGCCTCCGTAGTAGGAGGAGAGTGTAA